The Alosa sapidissima isolate fAloSap1 chromosome 6, fAloSap1.pri, whole genome shotgun sequence genome window below encodes:
- the LOC121712336 gene encoding pleckstrin homology domain-containing family G member 3 isoform X4 yields the protein MPEGSHSATHDVPMGEESPRLSTASVGSNERSSTATLSDCGEPGSAGQRPVSLVSTLSSGSSGSSRDDSPPCGGAPPDVDLDLCPPELTSAQQQCNNNNAVAAAENTEAGGGGPPLSPFAAKAMAPNPKLTYLDRVVMEIIETERMYVRDLRSIVEDYLAQIIDISDLPIRPEQVCALFGNIEDIYEFNSDLLQSLEMCDNDAVAIARCFVLKREYFEIYTQYCTNYPNSVAALTDCMRNKTLAKFFRERQAALKRSLPLGSYLLKPVQRILKYHLLLQEIAKHFDPQEEGYEVVEEAIYTMTGVAWYINDMKRKHEHAVRLQEVQSLLINWKGPDLTTYGELVLEGTFKVHRAKNERTLFLFDRMLLITKRRGEHYVYKTHISCSTLMLIESAKDSLCFSVTHYKHPKQPHTVQARTVEERKLWAHHIKRLILENHQAIIPQKAKEAILEMDSMYSKYRYSPDRMKKATSYHSEDFPNGRQGRRQSEPTKQILKSTKAILKHADSEGALPASMRAMRPVQPAASISTLGSSIGESEAERPSMEDEEEEEEEEEEEEDSLERLSPSDSEEPASSSSSRATSRKPGGLSRGEALEHEDVFEEGSDPDEIVMEDNQVADFASSMLEAISCWHTRARALLSLGGTTDEEEEGKRENGQTTGQEETQQTTTESSTPEQAPETILQTENSNSHSDVSEKPEQDPPIPPVSPLKSPKSNQIPHNTPKHKSLTGDSKESTPEMVPRQEESSGHSSEEDVGVDEEEDEEEEEDQAAENESSILPPSVLGQASAIAEHFVSSTRRSSSTMDEVRSLGCPSPRIPSRTGSTLSLGGGDNTQELTHWMNNHCSEDPTVSVSHDTGADVTMFSPREDNVFDGSFRRRDSTLSKKDQLLIDKIKGYYENADYLDAGFCIKRRESLTYIPTGLVRSSVTKLNSIPKDDAAERKSSVSSSATAPDLSQTLCTERRERIVSSTSFDALDFGKRRVSEDGSEASLDSFRDRSRCQSLRDVGMPDDEFRPSSEMIKVWQEMEKEVTKTQDEPRGAPRRREAHRLRVASPSMSPGRKALSLRTAPESDSAEPLMILEESDLSTITEESSSPSPVKGRGMVLGHSSSLSNCLRPPPSEGRVLRAPVPRVIQLRAEAEIEVPKGELEQNDGDATQNSKVFHLARKYSQRIKCTKPVVLQRSQETEGTLGKRNLLCVLEERPEKEEGKPNLTLSLDLCGSVNHQDMSSRAQLGSPSPIPTPTSLGSPRVLSPSRTASKSPLSPTPVEGFNWPDVRELRSKYTHLDKVASSLLQPPVARSHSIPEKIQDCRPRRRSSCSIHLVPSEAAASRSFPSQDPEGALGRQHRTGSLDQRLSHLHLNTLQDFQSKPPCSSSSGYYVSGETPLPNDKKLIVVEKVNITLEPVVVGKVYTETVAMASPPPQVAKELQWSRAKEDTDDSYVQIRSPTSREKISIMAVIDRCRAYQESEEYRLREEIAAKAEQQADRSSKGKDGDKLVPSSDKLDEALKTAIDSGRKADMSQQNVVKNLRERFLNLR from the exons agtCGCCTCGGCTGTCCACGGCTTCGGTCGGCAGCAATGAACGCTCGTCCACGGCAACGCTGTCGGACTGCGGCGAGCCGGGTAGCGCGGGCCAGCGGCCGGTGAGCCTAGTGTCCACACTCTCCTCAGGCTCATCGGGCTCCTCCCGTGACGACAGCCCGCCCTGCGGCGGCGCGCCGCCGGACGTCGACCTCGACCTCTGCCCCCCGGAGCTGACCTCTGCCCAGCAGCagtgcaacaacaacaacgcggTCGCCGCGGCGGAAAATACcgaagcaggaggaggagggccgCCACTCTCACCATTCGCCGCCAAAGCCATGGCGCCCAATCCCAAGCTCACGTACCTGGACCGTGTTGTCATGGAGATCATCGAGACGGAACGCATGTATGTGAGGGACCTGCGGAGCATCGTGGAG GACTATCTGGCCCAGATCATAGACATCAGTGACCTCCCCATACGACCAGAGCAAGTGTGTGCTCTCTTTGGAAACATCGAGGACATCTATGAGTTCAACAG TGACCTGCTTCAGTCTCTGGAGATGTGTGATAACGACGCTGTGGCCATCGCCAGGTGTTTCGTGCTTAAG CGTGAATACTTTGAGATCTACACACAATATTGCACCAACTACCCAAA ctCTGTGGCTGCTCTGACGGACTGCATGAGGAATAAGACTCTGGCCAAGTTCTTCCGTGAGCGGCAGGCGGCTCTGAAGCGCTCACTCCCTCTGGGCTCCTATCTACTCAAGCCCGTCCAGAGGATCCTCAAATACCACCTGCTGCTACAG GAGATCGCCAAGCACTTTGACCCCCAGGAGGAGGGCtatgaggtggtggaggaggccaTCTACACCATGACCGGAGTGGCCTGGTACATCAACGATATGAAGAGGAAGCATGAACACGCCGTCAGACTGCAg GAGGTGCAGTCGCTGCTCATCAACTGGAAGGGCCCTGACCTCACCACCTACGGTGAGCTGGTCCTGGAGGGCACCTTCAAGGTCCACCGCGCCAAGAACGAGCGCACGCTCTTCCTCTTCGACCGCATGCTCCTCATCACCAAGCGCCGCGGCGAACACTACGTCTACAAGACACACATCTCG tgttcTACCCTCATGCTGATTGAGAGTGCCAAGGACTCTCTGTGTTTCAGCGTCACACACTACAAGCATCCCAAGCAGCCTCACACAGTGCag GCCAGGACAGTGGAGGAGCGGAAGCTCTGGGCTCACCACATCAAGCGCCTCATCCTGGAGAACCACCAGGCCATCATACCACAGAAG gcTAAAGAGGCCATCCTGGAAATGGATTCCATGT ATTCCAAGTATCGCTACAGCCCGGACAGGATGAAGAAGGCCACTTCCTACCACTCAGAAGACTTCCCCAATGGCCGTCAAGGCCGACGCCAGTCTG AACCAACCAAGCAGATTCTGAAGAGCACCAAAG CTATTCTGAAG CACGCTGACAGTGAAGGTGCACTACCAGCCAGCATGCGGGCCATGAGGCCCGTGCAGCCTGCGGCAAGCATCAGCACTCTGGGCTCGAGCATAGGCGAGTCTGAGGCTGAGAGGCCTAGcatggaggacgaggaggaggaggaggaagaagaagaagaggaagaggactcCCTGGAGAGGCTGAGCCCCAGCGACTCCGAGGAGCCCGCATCGTCGTCGTCGTCCAGAGCGACCTCGCGCAAGCCTGGCGGTCTCAGCCGGGGCGAGGCGCTGGAACACGAGGACGTTTTTGAGGAGGGAAGTGACCCGGATGAGATAGTGATGGAGGACAACCAGGTAGCAGACTTTGCCAGCTCCATGCTGGAGGCCATTTCCTGTTGGCACACTAGAGCCCGGGCTTTGCTTTCCTTGGGGGGGACTACG gatgaggaggaggagggtaaaAGGGAGAATGGGCAGACAACGGGACAGGAGGAAACCCAGCAGACCACTACGGAGTCGTCCACTCCTGAACAG GCACCTGAAACTATTCTGCAAACTGAGAACTCCAACTCCCATTCAGATGTATCTGAAAAACCAGAGCAAGATCCTCCCATCCCACCAGTGTCGCCCCTCAAAAGTCCTAAGTCCAACCAGATCCCCCATAATACTCCCAAGCATAAAAGCCTCACAGGGGACTCCAAGGAAAGCACACCTGAGATGGTCCCCAGACAGGAAGAGAGCTCTGGACACTCCTCAGAGGAGGACGTAGGggtggatgaagaggaggatgaagaggaggaagaggaccaAGCTGCGGAGAACGAGTCCAGCATTCTGCCACCGTCTGTGCTTGGCCAGGCCAGCGCTATTGCGGAGCACTTTGTCAGCAGCACCcgcaggagcagcagcaccaTGGACGAGGTGCGCTCCCTGGGCTGCCCCTCCCCACGCATCCCAAGCCGGACCGGCAGCACGCTCAGCCTGGGAGGAGGGGACAACACCCAGGAGCTGACCCACTGGATGAACAACCACTGCTCCGAAGACCCCACGGTATCTGTGTCCCATGACACTGGAGCTGACGTGACCATGTTCTCTCCCCGAGAAGACAACGTGTTCGACGGCAGCTTCCGAAGACGGGACTCAACCCTATCCAAGAAAGACCAGCTGCTGATTGATAAGATCAAAGGCTACTATGAGAATGCTGACTACTTAGATGCTGGCTTCTGTATCAAGCGAAGGGAGAGCCTCACCTACATCCCGACTGGCCTCGTGCGCAGCTCTGTCACCAAGCTCAACAGCATTCCCAAGGATGATGCTGCAGAAAGGAAGTCCTCGGTCTCAAGCTCTGCAACTGCTCCAGATCTTTCACAAACCCTTTGCACCGAAAGGAGGGAGCGCATAGTGTCGAGTACGTCTTTCGACGCTCTGGACTTTGGCAAGAGGAGAGTGTCTGAAGATGGGAGCGAGGCGTCTCTGGACTCTTTTAGAGACAGAAGCAGGTGCCAAAGCCTGCGGGATGTAGGCATGCCGGACGATGAGTTCCGACCATCCTCAGAGATGATCAAGGTATGgcaggagatggagaaggaggttaCCAAGACTCAGGACGAACCCAGGGGAGCCCCTAGACGCAGAGAGGCCCACCGCCTCAGGGTAGCCAGCCCCAGCATGTCCCCTGGCAGGAAAGCCCTGTCGTTAAGAACAGCCCCCGAGAGCGACAGCGCAGAACCTTTGATGATCTTGGAGGAGTCTGACCTGAGCACCATTACGGAGGAGTCCAGCTCTCCTTCGCCCGTCAAAGGTCGGGGTATGGTTCTGGGCCACTCTTCGAGCTTGAGCAATTGTCTCCGTCCTCCTCCTTCCGAAGGTAGAGTCCTCAGGGCTCCAGTCCCAAGGGTGATCCAGCTGAGAGCAGAGGCCGAAATAGAGGTCCCAAAAGGGGAGCTGGAGCAGAATGATGGCGATGCAACCCAAAACAGCAAAGTCTTCCACTTGGCACGGAAGTACAGCCAGCGCATCAAGTGCACTAAACCGGTGGTCCTTCAGAGAAGCCAGGAAACAGAAGGGACACTGGGAAAGAGGAACCTTTTATGTGTGCTGGAGGAGAGACCAGAGAAGGAAGAAG GCAAACCCAACCTGACTCTGTCCTTGGACTTGTGTGGCTCAGTGAACCATCAGGacatgtcttccagagcacagcTTGGCTCCCCGAgtcccatccccacccccacctccctggGCAGTCCCAGGGTCCTCTCCCCGAGCCGGACTGCCTCCAAGAGCCCTCTGAGCCCCACGCCAGTGGAGGGCTTCAATTGGCCGGACGTGCGAGAGCTGCGCTCAAAATACACCCACCTAGATAAGGTGGCAAGCTCGCTGCTGCAGCCCCCAGTGGCACGCAGCCACTCCATCCCAGAGAAGATCCAGGATTGCAGGCCGCGAAGGCGCTCCAGCTGCTCCATACACCTGGTTCCCTCGGAAGCTGCAGCATCTAGGTCGTTCCCAAGCCAGGATCCCGAGGGCGCACTGGGAAGGCAGCATCGTACGGGGTCTCTGGATCAGAGGCTTAGCCACCTGCACTTGAACACGCTGCAGGACTTCCAGAGCAAGCCcccatgcagcagcagcagtgggtaCTACGTCTCCGGAGAAACCCCGCTGCCCAACGACAAGAAGCTGATCGTCGTCGAGAAAGTCAACATCACTCTGGAGCCAGTTGTCGTGGGGAAGGTTTATACAGAGACAGTTGCCATGGCCAGTCCACCACCACAGGTTGCAAAAGAACTACAGTGGTCGAGAGCGAAGGAGGACACGGACGATAGTTACGTCCAGATCCGCTCCCCCACTTCCCGAGAGAAGATCTCCATCATGGCGGTTATCGACCGCTGCCGCGCCTATCAGGAGTCCGAGGAGTACAGGCTGAGGGAGGAAATTGCAGCAAAGGCTGAGCAGCAGGCCGACAGGAGCAGCAAAGGAAAGGACGGTGACAAGCTAGTGCCTTCGAGTGACAAACTCGATGAGGCGCTAAAAACCGCCATCGACTCAGGCAGGAAAGCGGACATGAGTCAGCAGAACGTAGTGAAGAACCTCCGAGAGCGGTTTCTCAACCTGAGAtaa
- the LOC121712336 gene encoding pleckstrin homology domain-containing family G member 3 isoform X3: MPEGSHSATHDVPMGEDGIRITSSILSRVVDLKPTQACLVESPRLSTASVGSNERSSTATLSDCGEPGSAGQRPVSLVSTLSSGSSGSSRDDSPPCGGAPPDVDLDLCPPELTSAQQQCNNNNAVAAAENTEAGGGGPPLSPFAAKAMAPNPKLTYLDRVVMEIIETERMYVRDLRSIVEDYLAQIIDISDLPIRPEQVCALFGNIEDIYEFNSDLLQSLEMCDNDAVAIARCFVLKREYFEIYTQYCTNYPNSVAALTDCMRNKTLAKFFRERQAALKRSLPLGSYLLKPVQRILKYHLLLQEIAKHFDPQEEGYEVVEEAIYTMTGVAWYINDMKRKHEHAVRLQEVQSLLINWKGPDLTTYGELVLEGTFKVHRAKNERTLFLFDRMLLITKRRGEHYVYKTHISCSTLMLIESAKDSLCFSVTHYKHPKQPHTVQARTVEERKLWAHHIKRLILENHQAIIPQKAKEAILEMDSMYSKYRYSPDRMKKATSYHSEDFPNGRQGRRQSEPTKQILKSTKAILKHADSEGALPASMRAMRPVQPAASISTLGSSIGESEAERPSMEDEEEEEEEEEEEEDSLERLSPSDSEEPASSSSSRATSRKPGGLSRGEALEHEDVFEEGSDPDEIVMEDNQVADFASSMLEAISCWHTRARALLSLGGTTDEEEEGKRENGQTTGQEETQQTTTESSTPEQAPETILQTENSNSHSDVSEKPEQDPPIPPVSPLKSPKSNQIPHNTPKHKSLTGDSKESTPEMVPRQEESSGHSSEEDVGVDEEEDEEEEEDQAAENESSILPPSVLGQASAIAEHFVSSTRRSSSTMDEVRSLGCPSPRIPSRTGSTLSLGGGDNTQELTHWMNNHCSEDPTVSVSHDTGADVTMFSPREDNVFDGSFRRRDSTLSKKDQLLIDKIKGYYENADYLDAGFCIKRRESLTYIPTGLVRSSVTKLNSIPKDDAAERKSSVSSSATAPDLSQTLCTERRERIVSSTSFDALDFGKRRVSEDGSEASLDSFRDRSRCQSLRDVGMPDDEFRPSSEMIKVWQEMEKEVTKTQDEPRGAPRRREAHRLRVASPSMSPGRKALSLRTAPESDSAEPLMILEESDLSTITEESSSPSPVKGRGMVLGHSSSLSNCLRPPPSEGRVLRAPVPRVIQLRAEAEIEVPKGELEQNDGDATQNSKVFHLARKYSQRIKCTKPVVLQRSQETEGTLGKRNLLCVLEERPEKEEGKPNLTLSLDLCGSVNHQDMSSRAQLGSPSPIPTPTSLGSPRVLSPSRTASKSPLSPTPVEGFNWPDVRELRSKYTHLDKVASSLLQPPVARSHSIPEKIQDCRPRRRSSCSIHLVPSEAAASRSFPSQDPEGALGRQHRTGSLDQRLSHLHLNTLQDFQSKPPCSSSSGYYVSGETPLPNDKKLIVVEKVNITLEPVVVGKVYTETVAMASPPPQVAKELQWSRAKEDTDDSYVQIRSPTSREKISIMAVIDRCRAYQESEEYRLREEIAAKAEQQADRSSKGKDGDKLVPSSDKLDEALKTAIDSGRKADMSQQNVVKNLRERFLNLR, from the exons agtCGCCTCGGCTGTCCACGGCTTCGGTCGGCAGCAATGAACGCTCGTCCACGGCAACGCTGTCGGACTGCGGCGAGCCGGGTAGCGCGGGCCAGCGGCCGGTGAGCCTAGTGTCCACACTCTCCTCAGGCTCATCGGGCTCCTCCCGTGACGACAGCCCGCCCTGCGGCGGCGCGCCGCCGGACGTCGACCTCGACCTCTGCCCCCCGGAGCTGACCTCTGCCCAGCAGCagtgcaacaacaacaacgcggTCGCCGCGGCGGAAAATACcgaagcaggaggaggagggccgCCACTCTCACCATTCGCCGCCAAAGCCATGGCGCCCAATCCCAAGCTCACGTACCTGGACCGTGTTGTCATGGAGATCATCGAGACGGAACGCATGTATGTGAGGGACCTGCGGAGCATCGTGGAG GACTATCTGGCCCAGATCATAGACATCAGTGACCTCCCCATACGACCAGAGCAAGTGTGTGCTCTCTTTGGAAACATCGAGGACATCTATGAGTTCAACAG TGACCTGCTTCAGTCTCTGGAGATGTGTGATAACGACGCTGTGGCCATCGCCAGGTGTTTCGTGCTTAAG CGTGAATACTTTGAGATCTACACACAATATTGCACCAACTACCCAAA ctCTGTGGCTGCTCTGACGGACTGCATGAGGAATAAGACTCTGGCCAAGTTCTTCCGTGAGCGGCAGGCGGCTCTGAAGCGCTCACTCCCTCTGGGCTCCTATCTACTCAAGCCCGTCCAGAGGATCCTCAAATACCACCTGCTGCTACAG GAGATCGCCAAGCACTTTGACCCCCAGGAGGAGGGCtatgaggtggtggaggaggccaTCTACACCATGACCGGAGTGGCCTGGTACATCAACGATATGAAGAGGAAGCATGAACACGCCGTCAGACTGCAg GAGGTGCAGTCGCTGCTCATCAACTGGAAGGGCCCTGACCTCACCACCTACGGTGAGCTGGTCCTGGAGGGCACCTTCAAGGTCCACCGCGCCAAGAACGAGCGCACGCTCTTCCTCTTCGACCGCATGCTCCTCATCACCAAGCGCCGCGGCGAACACTACGTCTACAAGACACACATCTCG tgttcTACCCTCATGCTGATTGAGAGTGCCAAGGACTCTCTGTGTTTCAGCGTCACACACTACAAGCATCCCAAGCAGCCTCACACAGTGCag GCCAGGACAGTGGAGGAGCGGAAGCTCTGGGCTCACCACATCAAGCGCCTCATCCTGGAGAACCACCAGGCCATCATACCACAGAAG gcTAAAGAGGCCATCCTGGAAATGGATTCCATGT ATTCCAAGTATCGCTACAGCCCGGACAGGATGAAGAAGGCCACTTCCTACCACTCAGAAGACTTCCCCAATGGCCGTCAAGGCCGACGCCAGTCTG AACCAACCAAGCAGATTCTGAAGAGCACCAAAG CTATTCTGAAG CACGCTGACAGTGAAGGTGCACTACCAGCCAGCATGCGGGCCATGAGGCCCGTGCAGCCTGCGGCAAGCATCAGCACTCTGGGCTCGAGCATAGGCGAGTCTGAGGCTGAGAGGCCTAGcatggaggacgaggaggaggaggaggaagaagaagaagaggaagaggactcCCTGGAGAGGCTGAGCCCCAGCGACTCCGAGGAGCCCGCATCGTCGTCGTCGTCCAGAGCGACCTCGCGCAAGCCTGGCGGTCTCAGCCGGGGCGAGGCGCTGGAACACGAGGACGTTTTTGAGGAGGGAAGTGACCCGGATGAGATAGTGATGGAGGACAACCAGGTAGCAGACTTTGCCAGCTCCATGCTGGAGGCCATTTCCTGTTGGCACACTAGAGCCCGGGCTTTGCTTTCCTTGGGGGGGACTACG gatgaggaggaggagggtaaaAGGGAGAATGGGCAGACAACGGGACAGGAGGAAACCCAGCAGACCACTACGGAGTCGTCCACTCCTGAACAG GCACCTGAAACTATTCTGCAAACTGAGAACTCCAACTCCCATTCAGATGTATCTGAAAAACCAGAGCAAGATCCTCCCATCCCACCAGTGTCGCCCCTCAAAAGTCCTAAGTCCAACCAGATCCCCCATAATACTCCCAAGCATAAAAGCCTCACAGGGGACTCCAAGGAAAGCACACCTGAGATGGTCCCCAGACAGGAAGAGAGCTCTGGACACTCCTCAGAGGAGGACGTAGGggtggatgaagaggaggatgaagaggaggaagaggaccaAGCTGCGGAGAACGAGTCCAGCATTCTGCCACCGTCTGTGCTTGGCCAGGCCAGCGCTATTGCGGAGCACTTTGTCAGCAGCACCcgcaggagcagcagcaccaTGGACGAGGTGCGCTCCCTGGGCTGCCCCTCCCCACGCATCCCAAGCCGGACCGGCAGCACGCTCAGCCTGGGAGGAGGGGACAACACCCAGGAGCTGACCCACTGGATGAACAACCACTGCTCCGAAGACCCCACGGTATCTGTGTCCCATGACACTGGAGCTGACGTGACCATGTTCTCTCCCCGAGAAGACAACGTGTTCGACGGCAGCTTCCGAAGACGGGACTCAACCCTATCCAAGAAAGACCAGCTGCTGATTGATAAGATCAAAGGCTACTATGAGAATGCTGACTACTTAGATGCTGGCTTCTGTATCAAGCGAAGGGAGAGCCTCACCTACATCCCGACTGGCCTCGTGCGCAGCTCTGTCACCAAGCTCAACAGCATTCCCAAGGATGATGCTGCAGAAAGGAAGTCCTCGGTCTCAAGCTCTGCAACTGCTCCAGATCTTTCACAAACCCTTTGCACCGAAAGGAGGGAGCGCATAGTGTCGAGTACGTCTTTCGACGCTCTGGACTTTGGCAAGAGGAGAGTGTCTGAAGATGGGAGCGAGGCGTCTCTGGACTCTTTTAGAGACAGAAGCAGGTGCCAAAGCCTGCGGGATGTAGGCATGCCGGACGATGAGTTCCGACCATCCTCAGAGATGATCAAGGTATGgcaggagatggagaaggaggttaCCAAGACTCAGGACGAACCCAGGGGAGCCCCTAGACGCAGAGAGGCCCACCGCCTCAGGGTAGCCAGCCCCAGCATGTCCCCTGGCAGGAAAGCCCTGTCGTTAAGAACAGCCCCCGAGAGCGACAGCGCAGAACCTTTGATGATCTTGGAGGAGTCTGACCTGAGCACCATTACGGAGGAGTCCAGCTCTCCTTCGCCCGTCAAAGGTCGGGGTATGGTTCTGGGCCACTCTTCGAGCTTGAGCAATTGTCTCCGTCCTCCTCCTTCCGAAGGTAGAGTCCTCAGGGCTCCAGTCCCAAGGGTGATCCAGCTGAGAGCAGAGGCCGAAATAGAGGTCCCAAAAGGGGAGCTGGAGCAGAATGATGGCGATGCAACCCAAAACAGCAAAGTCTTCCACTTGGCACGGAAGTACAGCCAGCGCATCAAGTGCACTAAACCGGTGGTCCTTCAGAGAAGCCAGGAAACAGAAGGGACACTGGGAAAGAGGAACCTTTTATGTGTGCTGGAGGAGAGACCAGAGAAGGAAGAAG GCAAACCCAACCTGACTCTGTCCTTGGACTTGTGTGGCTCAGTGAACCATCAGGacatgtcttccagagcacagcTTGGCTCCCCGAgtcccatccccacccccacctccctggGCAGTCCCAGGGTCCTCTCCCCGAGCCGGACTGCCTCCAAGAGCCCTCTGAGCCCCACGCCAGTGGAGGGCTTCAATTGGCCGGACGTGCGAGAGCTGCGCTCAAAATACACCCACCTAGATAAGGTGGCAAGCTCGCTGCTGCAGCCCCCAGTGGCACGCAGCCACTCCATCCCAGAGAAGATCCAGGATTGCAGGCCGCGAAGGCGCTCCAGCTGCTCCATACACCTGGTTCCCTCGGAAGCTGCAGCATCTAGGTCGTTCCCAAGCCAGGATCCCGAGGGCGCACTGGGAAGGCAGCATCGTACGGGGTCTCTGGATCAGAGGCTTAGCCACCTGCACTTGAACACGCTGCAGGACTTCCAGAGCAAGCCcccatgcagcagcagcagtgggtaCTACGTCTCCGGAGAAACCCCGCTGCCCAACGACAAGAAGCTGATCGTCGTCGAGAAAGTCAACATCACTCTGGAGCCAGTTGTCGTGGGGAAGGTTTATACAGAGACAGTTGCCATGGCCAGTCCACCACCACAGGTTGCAAAAGAACTACAGTGGTCGAGAGCGAAGGAGGACACGGACGATAGTTACGTCCAGATCCGCTCCCCCACTTCCCGAGAGAAGATCTCCATCATGGCGGTTATCGACCGCTGCCGCGCCTATCAGGAGTCCGAGGAGTACAGGCTGAGGGAGGAAATTGCAGCAAAGGCTGAGCAGCAGGCCGACAGGAGCAGCAAAGGAAAGGACGGTGACAAGCTAGTGCCTTCGAGTGACAAACTCGATGAGGCGCTAAAAACCGCCATCGACTCAGGCAGGAAAGCGGACATGAGTCAGCAGAACGTAGTGAAGAACCTCCGAGAGCGGTTTCTCAACCTGAGAtaa